One window of Marinilabiliales bacterium genomic DNA carries:
- a CDS encoding M48 family peptidase, whose translation MKKHGSLLLLTVVILMQLAVYSCRTVPVSGRRQVALLPESMLVNMSLTSYNDFLANHNLSADPVQTQMIKNVGTRISGAVEDYLRDQNLESRIQNFQWEFNLVQDDAVNAWAMPGGKIVFYTGILPVTRTEAGAAVVMGHEIAHVVAQHGNERMSQQLIVQTGGLALAVALRERPEETKNMFLAAYGAGSAIGVILPYSRAHEREADRLGLIFMAMAGYNPEEAVTFWERMENLSGGGAPPEFLSTHPSSASRIRDMKNFLPEAMKYYRPHGGL comes from the coding sequence ATGAAAAAACATGGATCTTTACTGCTGCTGACAGTTGTTATCCTGATGCAGCTTGCCGTCTATTCCTGTCGGACTGTGCCGGTAAGCGGAAGGAGGCAGGTAGCCCTGCTGCCTGAATCAATGCTTGTCAATATGAGCCTGACAAGCTACAATGATTTCCTGGCAAATCATAATTTATCAGCAGACCCTGTACAAACCCAGATGATCAAAAATGTGGGTACCAGGATTTCCGGCGCAGTTGAAGATTATCTCAGGGATCAGAACCTTGAATCACGCATTCAGAATTTTCAGTGGGAGTTTAATCTTGTCCAGGATGATGCTGTCAATGCCTGGGCTATGCCGGGAGGCAAAATTGTGTTTTATACTGGCATTTTACCTGTCACCAGGACAGAAGCAGGAGCTGCTGTTGTCATGGGACACGAAATAGCACACGTGGTCGCACAACATGGTAATGAAAGAATGAGCCAGCAACTGATTGTGCAGACCGGAGGCCTCGCGCTGGCAGTTGCTTTGAGGGAAAGGCCGGAGGAAACAAAAAACATGTTTCTGGCAGCATACGGTGCGGGATCTGCCATCGGTGTCATTCTTCCTTACTCCAGGGCTCATGAAAGAGAGGCCGACAGGCTGGGACTGATATTTATGGCTATGGCCGGATATAATCCGGAAGAGGCCGTCACCTTCTGGGAAAGAATGGAAAACCTTTCGGGTGGCGGTGCGCCTCCCGAGTTTCTGAGCACCCATCCCAGTTCGGCTTCCAGGATAAGGGACATGAAGAATTTCCTTCCTGAGGCAATGAAATACTACAGGCCTCATGGCGGCCTTTGA
- a CDS encoding bifunctional oligoribonuclease/PAP phosphatase NrnA, which produces MTDLADKVESILKSSKNIVILSHVNPDGDAVGSSLALCQVLINTGKINTSVVMPNEYPDFLKWLPGTGHISIMSKESKKAIMAIEEADMLFMLDFNSPDRAGEAQTHINASKACKVLIDHHPDPGHFADITISDTRSSSTAELVYRLIEMTGKLKYIDNNVATCIYAGIMSDTGSFSYNSSEPETYRVLSELLRLGVDKDKIFSRVYDNFSENRMRLLGFCLDKKMVVLPKFRAAYMSLSLSEKRMYKYVRGDAEGFVNYPLSIKGISFAAFFMENDGHVKISFRSKDHFDASKFALENFNGGGHKNASGGESELGLQDTINKFISLLPSYIKTE; this is translated from the coding sequence ATGACTGATCTTGCAGATAAAGTGGAAAGCATATTAAAATCCTCCAAAAATATAGTTATCCTGAGTCATGTCAATCCCGATGGTGATGCTGTAGGATCTTCACTGGCTCTTTGCCAGGTTCTTATAAATACCGGAAAGATCAACACATCAGTTGTTATGCCGAATGAGTATCCTGATTTCCTGAAATGGCTGCCCGGCACCGGCCATATATCTATAATGAGCAAGGAAAGCAAGAAGGCAATAATGGCTATAGAAGAAGCTGATATGTTATTCATGCTGGATTTTAATTCACCCGATCGTGCCGGAGAAGCGCAAACGCATATTAATGCATCAAAAGCTTGCAAGGTTCTGATTGATCATCATCCTGACCCCGGACATTTTGCAGATATCACAATTTCAGATACAAGATCAAGCTCAACTGCGGAATTGGTTTACCGCCTAATTGAAATGACAGGCAAACTGAAATACATTGACAATAATGTAGCTACATGCATTTATGCCGGCATAATGTCAGATACCGGATCATTCTCCTATAATTCATCGGAGCCGGAAACTTACCGGGTATTGTCGGAACTTCTCCGCCTGGGTGTCGACAAGGATAAGATATTCTCAAGGGTTTACGATAATTTTTCTGAAAACAGGATGCGTCTTCTTGGATTTTGTCTCGATAAAAAAATGGTCGTGCTTCCAAAATTCAGGGCAGCATATATGAGCTTAAGCCTTTCGGAAAAACGAATGTATAAATATGTAAGAGGAGACGCTGAGGGTTTTGTTAATTATCCGCTTTCCATTAAGGGAATAAGTTTTGCAGCCTTTTTCATGGAGAATGATGGTCATGTAAAAATATCATTCCGTTCAAAAGACCACTTTGATGCCAGCAAGTTTGCCCTGGAAAATTTTAACGGAGGGGGGCATAAGAATGCATCCGGTGGAGAATCAGAGCTTGGTTTGCAGGACACAATAAATAAATTTATTTCACTGTTACCTTCTTATATAAAAACGGAATAA
- a CDS encoding DUF4301 family protein, translating to MFTEQDKKELRERGISLNDAEKQLTYFQNGFPYLSIVRPATAGDGILKPRPETLDDFVQLYNSASASEKIIKFVPASGAATRMFKDLHTFLEDSRSGAAGGSIPEEFIGGLKRFAFFDKLKESLEKKGMDPELLIKSGEYAEIINTLLSPGGLDYASIPKGLILFHKYDDGPRTAFEEHLVEAALYCRDRNGLARIHLTVSPEHLKAFSGTLENARGKYGQYYDTKYEVEFSTQKRSTDTIAADADNKPFRDSDGRLVFRPGGHGALLENLGTLDAGIIFIKNIDNVVPDDLKDESVRYKKALGGMLISFRGRIFDYLNELTGNKKTDRGHLEEILTFLQEELSVVTPWGADQWDDNQLRRYLVAKLNRPLRICGMVENAGEPGGGPFWVKNSDDSVSLQILESSQINLSNPLMKKLFDASTHFNPVDIVCSTTDYRGRKFDLVRHRDENAGFISRKSMGIRELKALELPGLWNGSMSDWNTVFVEVPLSTFTPVKTITDLLRPEHSVK from the coding sequence ATGTTTACTGAACAGGACAAAAAAGAGCTCAGGGAAAGAGGCATTTCTTTAAACGATGCTGAAAAACAGCTCACCTATTTTCAAAATGGTTTTCCGTACCTTTCTATCGTAAGGCCCGCTACTGCTGGTGACGGGATCCTGAAACCACGACCCGAAACGCTCGACGACTTTGTTCAGCTATATAATTCGGCTTCAGCCAGTGAGAAGATAATCAAGTTTGTTCCTGCATCTGGCGCTGCCACCAGGATGTTCAAGGATCTGCATACGTTTTTGGAAGATTCCCGCTCAGGCGCTGCCGGTGGAAGCATTCCGGAGGAGTTCATAGGTGGGCTTAAAAGGTTTGCTTTCTTTGATAAACTGAAAGAGAGCCTTGAAAAGAAGGGAATGGATCCTGAATTACTTATAAAATCAGGTGAATATGCAGAAATAATCAATACGTTGTTGTCGCCTGGCGGACTCGACTATGCCAGTATTCCCAAGGGACTGATACTTTTTCACAAGTATGATGACGGACCACGTACGGCTTTCGAAGAACATCTTGTTGAAGCTGCTTTATACTGCCGTGACAGGAATGGCCTTGCAAGAATTCATCTCACCGTGTCGCCCGAGCATCTTAAGGCATTCTCCGGCACCCTGGAAAATGCCAGGGGAAAATACGGTCAATATTACGATACAAAGTATGAGGTTGAGTTCTCCACCCAGAAAAGATCGACCGACACGATTGCTGCCGATGCAGACAACAAACCTTTCAGGGACAGCGACGGGAGACTGGTCTTCCGGCCCGGAGGGCACGGCGCCTTGCTCGAAAACCTGGGCACACTTGATGCAGGGATTATATTTATCAAGAATATCGACAATGTTGTTCCTGATGATCTGAAGGATGAATCGGTAAGGTACAAGAAAGCGCTTGGAGGCATGCTCATATCTTTCCGGGGAAGGATATTTGATTACCTTAATGAACTGACAGGAAATAAGAAAACCGACAGGGGGCATCTCGAAGAGATCCTTACATTTCTCCAGGAAGAGCTGTCGGTAGTCACTCCGTGGGGCGCAGACCAGTGGGATGACAACCAGCTGAGAAGGTATCTCGTAGCCAAGCTTAACAGACCTCTTCGCATATGCGGCATGGTAGAAAATGCCGGGGAGCCGGGAGGAGGGCCGTTCTGGGTAAAGAATAGTGATGATTCAGTATCGCTTCAGATCCTGGAAAGTTCCCAGATTAACCTGTCAAACCCTCTTATGAAAAAGCTGTTTGATGCTTCTACTCATTTTAACCCTGTTGACATTGTTTGTTCCACAACCGATTACCGGGGCAGGAAGTTTGACCTGGTCAGGCACAGAGATGAGAATGCAGGCTTTATTTCGCGCAAATCAATGGGGATAAGGGAGCTTAAGGCGCTTGAACTTCCGGGTTTGTGGAACGGGTCGATGTCGGACTGGAACACTGTTTTTGTGGAAGTGCCACTGTCAACCTTCACCCCGGTAAAAACCATCACCGATCTCCTGAGGCCTGAACATTCGGTAAAATAA
- a CDS encoding acyltransferase produces the protein MKGAISRCILRLMGWERSGVLPSEKKYVLIVAPHTSNWDYVVGQLYCFASGVRPSILVKKELFWFPLGNLLRALGGIPVDRHRKTDIVDDMIKHFHEQDNFVLTIAPEGTRKRVSEWKTGFHRIASGAGVPVLRGFLDYRRKIIGVGDFITLSDDPDSDLKRVKEYYRKFSPKYPENFTTGPD, from the coding sequence ATGAAGGGGGCAATAAGCAGATGTATATTAAGGCTTATGGGATGGGAAAGGTCAGGTGTGCTGCCCTCTGAGAAAAAGTATGTTCTTATTGTAGCACCACACACAAGCAATTGGGATTATGTGGTCGGCCAGTTATATTGTTTTGCGTCAGGTGTCAGGCCGTCAATTCTTGTCAAGAAAGAGCTTTTCTGGTTTCCACTGGGCAATCTGCTCAGGGCTCTAGGTGGAATTCCGGTGGACAGGCACAGGAAAACCGATATCGTGGACGATATGATAAAGCATTTTCATGAGCAGGACAATTTTGTACTTACAATTGCCCCGGAAGGAACGCGAAAGAGAGTATCAGAATGGAAGACGGGGTTCCACAGGATAGCTTCAGGGGCAGGCGTACCTGTGCTTCGGGGTTTTCTGGATTACAGAAGAAAAATTATAGGAGTCGGAGACTTTATAACTCTTTCAGATGATCCTGATTCTGATCTGAAAAGAGTAAAGGAGTATTACCGGAAGTTTTCTCCAAAATATCCTGAAAATTTCACCACAGGACCGGATTAG
- a CDS encoding carboxypeptidase-like regulatory domain-containing protein — translation MKKFVALSGLLCMAYFPVVISSTPDTGNKEEAALVSFTGKVTDHKSGEALAGVLVVFEDFEARIYTDFEGRFEVNDVAPGRYSMSASFISYESMKLDLELNGDNNEPVKIELSQISRIVP, via the coding sequence ATGAAAAAATTTGTAGCACTATCAGGTCTCTTATGTATGGCATATTTCCCTGTTGTTATATCTTCCACGCCTGACACAGGAAATAAAGAAGAGGCAGCGCTCGTATCGTTTACCGGTAAGGTAACTGACCATAAATCGGGTGAGGCACTTGCCGGTGTGCTTGTTGTTTTTGAGGATTTTGAAGCAAGAATATACACCGATTTTGAAGGAAGGTTTGAAGTTAATGATGTTGCACCCGGCAGATACAGTATGAGTGCCTCATTTATCTCATATGAGAGCATGAAGCTTGATCTTGAGCTGAACGGTGATAATAATGAACCTGTAAAGATTGAGCTTAGTCAGATCAGTAGGATTGTGCCATAA
- a CDS encoding peptidylprolyl isomerase, whose amino-acid sequence MNIACALRNMFLIGLSVCIFSLMSGCTGKEPEPGYSHELTREEMIRVNQFLAGKDMELINAYISRRNWDIEFTGTGLGFQIYQAGEGQRVERGHQITINYTSSLLDGRVCYSSDGNGPKSFRVGQGGVESGLEEGVLMLRVGDKARFILPPFLAHGLIGDQNRIPPRAVLIYEVEVLEVIPR is encoded by the coding sequence ATGAACATTGCCTGTGCTCTCAGAAATATGTTTTTAATAGGCCTGTCGGTTTGCATATTCAGTTTGATGAGTGGCTGCACCGGAAAAGAACCTGAACCCGGTTACAGCCACGAACTAACAAGGGAGGAAATGATAAGGGTAAACCAGTTCCTCGCCGGAAAGGATATGGAACTTATAAACGCCTATATTAGCCGCAGAAACTGGGATATAGAGTTTACCGGAACGGGACTGGGCTTCCAGATCTACCAGGCTGGAGAGGGGCAACGGGTTGAAAGAGGGCATCAAATAACTATAAATTACACTTCCAGCCTGCTTGATGGCAGGGTCTGCTACAGTTCGGATGGAAACGGACCAAAATCATTCCGTGTCGGACAGGGGGGAGTGGAATCCGGCCTTGAGGAGGGTGTTTTAATGCTCAGGGTTGGAGATAAAGCAAGGTTCATATTGCCGCCATTTCTTGCTCACGGACTGATTGGTGATCAGAACAGGATACCTCCCCGGGCTGTTTTGATATATGAGGTTGAAGTACTGGAAGTAATCCCCAGGTGA
- a CDS encoding phosphate permease, which yields MENIYLVFVIILFILAISDLVVGVGNDAVNFLNSAIGAKVAPFRVILGIAGLGVLVGATFSGGMMEIARSGVFHPDQFYFNEIMVIFLAVMITDIILLDTFNTFGLPTSTTVSIIFELLGAAVAVSLFKMYSSPDSVQYLSNYINSGKALAIISGILLSVVIAFTVGTVVQFISRLAFTFNYERNLRWFGALWGGMAVTSIVYFILVKGASGASFMTGNMVAWINENTIMLLLYCFAGFTVLGQILISFFRVNIFRFIVLIGTFSLAMAFAGNDLVNFIGVPLAGYDSYRLFIADPTIDPSTMTMGSLLEPVRTPTGFLLAAGIIMVLALFFSKKARSVTKTEVDLARQSEGAERFPSSLFARTLVRKAIDTGKFFRRIMPGKLLRVMDSRFDMSLYKRRKRIKKDTASFDQLRASVNLFVASILIALATSLKLPLSTTYVTFMVAMGTSFSDGAWGRESAVYRITGVITVIGGWFFTAFTAFTVAFLFALFISWGGLPATIAAMIMAVIFVIRTYYIHSKRSLKEKSAEEKEEAVKNGQDVFKECSENIQGTVQSVSKLYYAVNQCLIDEDRKKLKKVMKRIVELNDQTKKLKNELYRTLRRLEEDDIDTGHYYVQTLDYLRELSHCLSFIASPVYDHLDNNHPPLIPSQAKEIKLLNGEIAALYTDINKILKSNRFEELDPVIKMQAGILAKLEIIKKRQIKLIKSEEIGTKNSMLVLGLLAETKNLLLYTVNMVKAHRDFAKTNNIHNTAGSTPSSEL from the coding sequence ATGGAAAACATATACCTGGTTTTTGTAATCATTCTTTTTATTCTGGCGATTTCCGACCTGGTCGTTGGGGTTGGAAATGATGCTGTAAATTTTCTCAATTCAGCCATAGGTGCAAAAGTTGCTCCATTTCGTGTTATTCTGGGAATCGCCGGACTGGGTGTGCTTGTGGGAGCTACCTTTTCGGGCGGTATGATGGAGATAGCCCGAAGCGGCGTTTTCCATCCGGATCAGTTTTATTTTAATGAGATAATGGTCATATTCCTGGCCGTTATGATTACAGATATAATTCTCCTTGACACATTCAACACCTTTGGCCTGCCCACGTCAACTACCGTATCGATTATTTTTGAGTTGCTCGGAGCCGCTGTTGCGGTATCTCTTTTCAAGATGTACTCGTCACCCGACAGCGTGCAGTATCTGAGTAATTATATTAATTCCGGAAAGGCCCTTGCCATCATATCGGGTATACTGCTTTCAGTTGTTATAGCCTTCACCGTTGGTACTGTAGTACAGTTCATATCAAGACTCGCGTTCACATTCAACTATGAACGTAACCTTCGTTGGTTCGGTGCCTTATGGGGAGGCATGGCCGTTACTTCAATTGTCTATTTCATTTTGGTCAAGGGTGCAAGCGGCGCCTCTTTCATGACCGGCAACATGGTTGCCTGGATAAATGAAAACACGATCATGTTGTTACTGTACTGTTTTGCAGGTTTCACGGTTCTCGGTCAGATACTTATCTCTTTTTTCAGGGTAAATATATTCAGGTTCATTGTCCTTATAGGCACTTTTTCACTTGCGATGGCTTTCGCCGGAAATGACCTTGTAAACTTTATCGGTGTGCCTCTGGCGGGCTATGATTCCTACAGATTGTTTATTGCAGATCCAACTATTGATCCGTCAACAATGACCATGGGTTCATTGCTGGAACCGGTCCGCACCCCGACCGGGTTTCTCCTGGCTGCAGGAATTATAATGGTACTGGCTCTTTTCTTTTCTAAAAAAGCCAGGTCGGTTACCAAGACCGAGGTGGATCTGGCCAGGCAGTCCGAAGGCGCTGAACGTTTCCCTTCATCACTTTTTGCGCGTACGCTTGTTAGAAAAGCTATCGATACAGGGAAATTTTTCCGAAGGATAATGCCCGGTAAACTACTGCGTGTTATGGACAGCCGGTTTGATATGTCCCTCTACAAAAGAAGAAAGAGAATAAAAAAAGACACTGCATCATTTGATCAGCTGAGGGCCTCGGTCAACCTGTTTGTTGCAAGTATACTAATTGCGCTTGCCACTTCCCTCAAGCTGCCTTTATCAACAACCTATGTTACATTCATGGTAGCCATGGGAACATCTTTTTCTGACGGGGCATGGGGACGCGAAAGTGCCGTTTACCGCATTACCGGGGTCATTACCGTTATAGGAGGATGGTTTTTCACTGCATTTACGGCTTTTACCGTAGCATTCCTTTTTGCACTTTTCATAAGCTGGGGCGGATTGCCGGCTACAATAGCAGCAATGATCATGGCTGTAATATTTGTTATAAGGACTTACTACATTCACAGCAAGAGGAGCTTAAAAGAGAAATCAGCTGAGGAGAAGGAGGAAGCAGTAAAGAACGGACAGGATGTTTTTAAAGAATGCAGTGAAAATATTCAAGGTACGGTCCAGTCTGTATCAAAGCTTTATTACGCGGTAAACCAGTGTCTGATTGACGAGGACAGGAAGAAGCTGAAGAAGGTGATGAAAAGGATTGTGGAGCTGAATGACCAGACCAAAAAGCTAAAAAATGAACTCTATCGAACTCTCCGCAGGCTGGAAGAGGACGACATTGATACCGGGCATTATTACGTGCAGACTCTTGATTATTTAAGGGAGCTATCGCACTGCCTTTCTTTTATTGCCAGTCCGGTTTATGATCATCTTGACAACAACCATCCGCCGCTTATCCCTTCACAGGCAAAAGAGATCAAACTACTTAACGGAGAAATTGCTGCGTTATACACTGATATTAATAAAATACTTAAAAGCAACCGCTTCGAAGAACTGGATCCGGTTATTAAAATGCAGGCAGGCATCCTGGCAAAGCTTGAAATTATTAAGAAAAGGCAGATTAAGCTGATAAAGTCCGAGGAGATAGGCACCAAAAACAGCATGCTGGTACTCGGACTGCTTGCAGAAACCAAAAACCTGCTGCTCTATACGGTCAATATGGTAAAGGCACACAGGGATTTTGCAAAAACCAACAATATTCACAACACAGCCGGAAGCACTCCTTCTTCAGAATTATAA
- a CDS encoding DNA-binding response regulator — MTNKPFRILLVDDEKDILEFLGYNLEKEGYSIYKCLNGMEAIDTAGKIIPHLILLDVMMPGMDGIETCEEIRKNKDLDETLIVFLTARGEDYSQIAGFDAGADDYLTKPIKPKVLTSRITALLKRAGKRTEAESREDLTVFEVDDLVIDQERYLVTSQGNEIVLPKKEFELLKLLISRPGKVFTREEIFLRVWGDNVIVGDRTIDVHIRKLREKIGEDRIVTTKGVGYKYNEKSAD, encoded by the coding sequence ATGACAAATAAGCCATTCAGGATACTGCTGGTTGATGACGAGAAAGATATCCTGGAATTTCTGGGGTATAACCTTGAGAAGGAGGGCTACTCAATTTACAAATGCCTGAATGGGATGGAAGCCATTGATACGGCGGGGAAAATCATTCCGCACCTTATATTGCTGGATGTGATGATGCCCGGGATGGATGGTATTGAAACCTGTGAAGAGATCAGGAAGAACAAGGATCTGGATGAAACACTGATTGTTTTTCTTACCGCAAGGGGAGAGGACTATTCCCAGATTGCAGGATTCGATGCCGGGGCAGACGATTACCTTACCAAGCCCATAAAACCCAAGGTCCTGACAAGCAGGATAACCGCCCTCCTGAAAAGAGCCGGGAAACGCACTGAAGCAGAAAGCCGGGAAGATCTGACAGTGTTTGAGGTTGATGACCTGGTCATTGACCAGGAACGATACCTCGTTACCAGTCAGGGTAATGAGATCGTCCTTCCCAAAAAGGAGTTTGAGCTTCTGAAACTGCTGATATCCAGACCGGGGAAAGTATTCACCCGGGAGGAGATATTTCTGAGGGTGTGGGGCGATAATGTGATCGTGGGTGACAGGACAATTGACGTGCATATACGAAAGTTGCGCGAAAAGATAGGCGAAGACAGAATAGTAACCACTAAGGGTGTCGGCTATAAATACAACGAAAAATCAGCAGATTAA
- a CDS encoding nucleoside-diphosphate kinase codes for MAGKQTLLLIKPHAVRDNKAGEILSMLCNAGFRIIALKMTRLNGRESEEFYNEHTGKYFFEPLVEMMSGGPIIAAILFRNDAVAELRSVVGKTNPEEAAPGTVRKIFGISMRENAVHASDCDANAQRECSFFFSDDDIYHHI; via the coding sequence ATGGCTGGAAAACAGACACTGTTACTGATAAAACCACATGCAGTAAGAGATAACAAGGCAGGTGAGATATTATCGATGCTGTGTAATGCAGGCTTCAGGATAATCGCACTTAAAATGACCCGGTTGAATGGTCGCGAGAGTGAAGAGTTTTACAATGAGCACACAGGCAAGTACTTTTTTGAGCCTCTTGTTGAAATGATGTCGGGCGGTCCAATAATTGCTGCAATCCTTTTCAGGAATGATGCAGTAGCCGAACTCAGGAGTGTAGTCGGCAAAACAAATCCTGAAGAGGCAGCTCCAGGGACAGTCAGAAAAATATTTGGCATTTCAATGCGCGAAAACGCCGTGCACGCATCAGATTGTGATGCCAATGCACAAAGAGAATGTTCATTCTTTTTCTCTGACGATGATATATACCATCATATATAG
- a CDS encoding toxin-antitoxin system YwqK family antitoxin, which yields MRALISLLCLVFTLSSAAIGQNIVRESDGLFYNENNRLYTGTYREYHENGNIKLEIPVRRGLKNGEVLLYFEDGTKNEIRSYRSGEMHGTWITWDKSGNRLAQAVYHRGLKDGNWYIWDDTGQLRYDMNYKRGNRTGTWRMFDEEGTLVMAQSY from the coding sequence ATGAGAGCTTTAATATCATTACTATGTCTGGTTTTCACCCTGTCCTCGGCTGCCATTGGTCAAAATATAGTCAGGGAATCAGACGGATTATTCTATAACGAAAACAACCGCCTTTATACCGGCACTTACAGGGAGTACCATGAAAACGGGAATATCAAACTCGAGATCCCTGTACGTCGCGGCCTTAAAAACGGAGAGGTTTTACTTTACTTTGAAGATGGCACCAAAAATGAGATCCGTTCATACAGATCCGGAGAAATGCACGGTACCTGGATTACATGGGACAAATCGGGAAACAGGCTGGCCCAGGCGGTTTACCACCGGGGTCTTAAAGACGGAAATTGGTATATTTGGGATGATACCGGTCAGCTCAGATACGACATGAACTATAAGAGAGGCAACCGAACCGGCACCTGGAGAATGTTTGATGAAGAAGGAACCCTGGTTATGGCACAATCCTACTGA
- a CDS encoding indolepyruvate oxidoreductase subunit beta, whose product MQTDIIIAGVGGQGILSIAACIGMAALKSDLHLKQSEVHGMSQRGGAVQSNMRISDKEIVSDLIPLGAARLILSVEPMEGLRYLPWLAADGWLVSNTTPVKNISDYPDTDEIISEIRSLGNHVIIDADSIAKGAGSPRSSNMVMLGAASPYIGIEYLLLEEAVRDIFKRKGKDVVDVNIEALRAGRNYK is encoded by the coding sequence ATGCAAACAGACATCATTATTGCCGGAGTCGGAGGTCAGGGCATACTGTCAATTGCAGCATGCATCGGAATGGCTGCCCTGAAGAGCGATCTGCACCTTAAACAATCAGAGGTGCATGGAATGAGCCAGAGAGGCGGCGCCGTTCAGTCAAATATGCGAATATCAGACAAGGAGATTGTTTCGGATCTGATCCCCCTGGGCGCTGCCAGGCTGATCCTGTCGGTCGAACCTATGGAAGGCCTTCGCTATCTGCCCTGGCTCGCCGCTGACGGATGGCTGGTTTCAAATACAACTCCAGTAAAGAATATCAGTGATTATCCTGATACGGATGAGATCATTTCTGAGATCAGATCATTAGGCAATCATGTTATTATCGATGCCGACAGCATTGCAAAGGGGGCCGGCTCACCGCGTTCATCAAATATGGTGATGCTTGGTGCGGCATCACCTTATATTGGAATTGAATACCTGCTACTTGAAGAGGCTGTGAGGGATATTTTCAAAAGGAAAGGAAAAGATGTGGTTGATGTCAATATTGAAGCTCTGAGGGCCGGCAGAAATTATAAATAA
- a CDS encoding SAM-dependent methyltransferase: MNKETKAGRLYLIPTLLGDVAPASVLPASVFNVVNRVRHYIAEDLRSARRFLKKAGIPVQFDNVKFYLLNKYTDDEELQNFLSGAARGYDTGLLSEAGMPCIADPGSRIVAMAHDSGIRVVPLTGPSSIMLALMSSGLTGQSFVFHGYLPVKPDGRNQAIRKLEADSIEHSQSQIFMETPYRNKKVLESVISVCKPSTRLCIACDITLASEYILTRRVSDWQKDIPDIHKRPAIFIIQGER, translated from the coding sequence ATGAACAAAGAGACTAAGGCTGGCAGGCTTTATCTTATCCCGACACTTCTGGGCGATGTTGCTCCGGCCAGTGTGCTGCCGGCATCTGTATTCAATGTGGTTAACAGAGTGCGCCATTATATTGCTGAAGATTTACGCTCAGCAAGAAGATTTTTAAAAAAAGCCGGTATCCCCGTTCAGTTCGATAATGTAAAGTTCTATTTACTTAATAAGTATACAGATGATGAAGAGTTGCAGAATTTTCTGTCCGGTGCAGCCAGGGGTTATGATACAGGATTGCTTTCCGAAGCGGGAATGCCCTGCATTGCTGATCCCGGATCGCGTATTGTTGCGATGGCACATGATTCCGGGATCAGGGTTGTCCCGCTTACCGGTCCTTCATCAATAATGCTGGCACTTATGTCATCGGGCCTGACAGGCCAGTCCTTTGTATTTCACGGGTATCTTCCTGTAAAACCGGACGGAAGAAATCAGGCAATCAGGAAGCTGGAGGCAGATTCTATTGAGCACAGCCAGTCGCAAATCTTTATGGAGACCCCTTACAGGAACAAAAAAGTGCTTGAAAGCGTCATTTCCGTATGTAAACCTTCAACCCGCCTCTGCATCGCATGCGACATAACGCTGGCATCAGAGTATATTCTGACCCGCAGGGTATCGGACTGGCAGAAAGATATTCCTGATATTCATAAGAGGCCGGCGATATTTATAATACAAGGCGAAAGATAA